One window from the genome of Acinetobacter lanii encodes:
- a CDS encoding TonB-dependent receptor plug domain-containing protein, producing MFAYLPHFSCAVLVVFTPELYANSLSEKDALVGAVSAELNTITITAEQVKKEVGQHTYSKEDLERTPNTQKTITDFLKVNPNVQFSNTALSGGTQGELTAQEISINGALFYDNKFLVNNLDIGNHLNPVSSGDAGATSLAGGGLSATMNTDLLCELEVLDSNISAEYGEFMGGVVKAKTCSPKTKTGEVHGSVSYDYTNSDWSNIHFIDDEEFDDFEKNTDATYQKDFVKQGISATVYGKARDDLGISVSASRRWSDIGLTANLANQPESNQQRQIDHLNANIYYDFNDKNKLNVGLYLQNETASKKINNIQSGSYESKKNNFALDAAFMSDFDHFKLQQNIVLQRKQMLKDSASNEAILWNHSADKPWGTGSTSTQGGYGDLASTENNVEYTIKAELEPLAFLKTNHLLKFGAGYQHQEANWERPESAFMYYPPIKNMGLGISSCTTNDGQIDKYCDLSYDKDGIQGQYLAKRYHYQAGENEVVQDNVHAFFEDQIHWQNYLKMRLGVRYDYDSIAKKHNVAPRTNLQILPFGNASLVLTGGWNRYYGNNSFSYQLEDGVNALTIEERRNSINDDWIFYKNVTGTNVGRSALDTPYADETVWALSSDLGNVRTQVKYVHRDNKNQIRKNRVEGTEYTYTNQGQSQADTYTFEIGSIQPFSLWGSENRISLAADYTDIKRNFNDYNDSLFNNEDVYIRYNGKIIENVDRPADNFARPWSARLMLDTQFKHIPLTINHLFRYRSSYDAMTLNTLKGQNIIQYKDEFITKDYLPTRVKDAFTWDIRANYALNTGKKTSTILGLTVNNLLDAHHYYLNSEGRKVSEMGRQFIADISFKF from the coding sequence ATGTTTGCTTATCTTCCTCATTTTAGTTGTGCAGTTTTGGTGGTCTTTACACCTGAGTTATACGCCAATTCTCTTTCTGAAAAGGATGCGCTAGTAGGAGCAGTATCGGCAGAACTGAATACAATTACCATCACAGCAGAACAAGTCAAAAAAGAGGTGGGGCAACACACATATTCTAAGGAGGATTTAGAACGTACGCCCAATACGCAAAAAACCATCACTGATTTTTTGAAAGTCAATCCAAATGTACAGTTCTCAAATACAGCATTGTCTGGCGGCACACAAGGGGAGTTGACCGCTCAAGAAATCAGTATCAATGGGGCTTTATTTTATGACAATAAATTCTTGGTCAATAATCTAGATATTGGTAATCATTTGAATCCGGTTTCATCTGGGGATGCAGGAGCAACCAGCTTAGCAGGAGGAGGTCTTTCGGCGACGATGAATACCGATCTGCTGTGCGAACTTGAAGTTTTGGACAGCAATATTTCTGCGGAATATGGCGAATTTATGGGAGGCGTTGTAAAAGCCAAGACCTGTTCACCAAAAACCAAAACGGGCGAAGTTCATGGATCTGTGAGCTATGACTATACCAACAGCGATTGGTCAAATATTCATTTTATCGATGATGAAGAGTTTGATGATTTTGAGAAAAATACGGATGCCACATATCAAAAAGATTTTGTTAAACAAGGTATCAGTGCCACAGTTTATGGAAAAGCTCGAGATGATTTGGGTATAAGTGTTTCAGCTTCCCGTCGTTGGTCTGATATTGGATTAACGGCTAATCTTGCGAATCAACCGGAATCCAATCAACAAAGACAAATTGATCATCTTAATGCCAATATTTATTATGACTTCAATGATAAAAATAAATTAAATGTTGGCTTATACCTGCAGAATGAAACTGCTTCAAAGAAAATTAATAATATTCAAAGCGGTTCATATGAATCTAAAAAAAATAATTTTGCTTTAGATGCAGCATTCATGAGTGACTTTGATCATTTCAAGCTTCAGCAAAATATCGTTCTACAACGCAAACAAATGCTGAAAGACTCTGCAAGCAATGAGGCTATTTTGTGGAACCATTCTGCGGATAAACCTTGGGGGACAGGCTCTACTAGTACCCAAGGCGGATATGGAGATTTAGCATCGACAGAAAATAATGTTGAATACACGATCAAAGCAGAACTTGAACCCTTAGCGTTTTTAAAAACCAATCATCTTTTAAAATTCGGTGCAGGTTATCAGCATCAGGAAGCGAATTGGGAACGTCCTGAAAGTGCTTTTATGTACTATCCACCCATAAAAAATATGGGATTGGGAATCAGCAGTTGCACAACGAATGACGGTCAGATCGACAAGTATTGTGATTTAAGCTATGACAAAGATGGTATCCAAGGGCAATATTTAGCGAAACGCTATCATTATCAAGCGGGTGAAAATGAAGTTGTACAAGACAATGTTCATGCATTCTTTGAGGACCAAATCCATTGGCAAAATTATCTGAAAATGCGTTTAGGCGTACGCTATGACTATGACAGTATTGCTAAAAAGCATAATGTTGCTCCACGTACCAACTTACAAATTCTACCTTTTGGCAATGCCTCCTTGGTATTGACAGGGGGATGGAATCGTTACTATGGCAACAATTCATTTTCATATCAGTTAGAAGATGGTGTAAATGCATTAACCATAGAGGAAAGACGAAATAGCATTAACGATGATTGGATTTTCTATAAAAATGTCACGGGTACAAATGTGGGTCGTTCTGCATTAGACACGCCTTATGCGGATGAGACTGTATGGGCTTTAAGTTCAGATTTGGGTAATGTGAGAACTCAGGTTAAATATGTGCATCGAGATAATAAAAATCAGATTCGAAAGAATCGAGTTGAAGGGACAGAATATACCTACACCAATCAGGGTCAAAGTCAGGCAGATACGTATACTTTTGAAATAGGCAGTATCCAACCCTTTTCACTTTGGGGCTCTGAAAACCGAATCAGTCTTGCTGCTGACTATACGGATATCAAACGTAATTTTAATGATTACAATGATTCACTCTTTAATAATGAAGATGTTTACATACGTTATAACGGTAAAATTATTGAAAATGTAGATCGACCTGCAGATAATTTTGCTCGTCCGTGGTCAGCAAGATTGATGTTAGATACTCAGTTTAAACACATTCCTCTCACCATTAATCATCTTTTTCGATATCGTTCAAGCTATGACGCTATGACCCTAAATACGTTAAAAGGTCAAAATATTATCCAATATAAGGATGAGTTCATTACAAAGGATTATCTTCCTACGCGTGTAAAAGATGCCTTTACTTGGGATATCCGTGCGAATTATGCATTGAATACAGGTAAAAAGACTTCGACCATTTTGGGCCTAACAGTGAATAATCTCCTAGATGCACATCATTATTATCTCAATAGTGAGGGTCGTAAGGTGTCTGAAATGGGTCGGCAGTTTATTGCAGATATAAGTTTTAAGTTTTAA
- a CDS encoding DUF4951 domain-containing protein, giving the protein MKSDVMMKIVFCSISTILILSSLTGCTLSKTALPKADVALGQPVRTCRVNPDIQRNQIPETPNNMSLPDFGQGIIGWATGPEGAQSRLESVSKADLPTFKEKGVTLEMVEEWQAFYENEVKRNPCNPTAPYRAQLMKKIADLWVQ; this is encoded by the coding sequence ATGAAAAGTGATGTCATGATGAAAATAGTATTCTGCAGTATTTCTACAATTTTAATTCTCTCCTCCCTTACAGGATGTACATTGTCAAAAACGGCTTTGCCGAAAGCTGATGTTGCACTCGGACAACCTGTAAGAACATGTAGAGTGAACCCAGATATTCAGCGTAATCAGATTCCAGAAACTCCAAACAATATGAGCTTACCTGATTTTGGACAAGGGATTATTGGATGGGCGACAGGCCCTGAAGGTGCTCAATCACGGTTAGAAAGTGTATCTAAAGCAGATCTCCCAACTTTTAAAGAAAAGGGTGTGACTTTGGAAATGGTGGAAGAGTGGCAGGCATTTTACGAAAACGAAGTAAAACGTAATCCATGTAATCCAACAGCACCATATCGTGCACAGTTAATGAAAAAAATTGCAGACCTTTGGGTGCAATAA
- a CDS encoding methionine ABC transporter permease → MRELIVQWLTELTAPFWKSSLSIDQFITALQETFHMVFFSMLFGCIWGFIQAIILLVTRPEGILPNKAIYYGLNPIVNALRSLPFIILLIAVIPLTKVLVGTSIGTWAAIVPLTIYVGPYIGRLIETSLLEVNEGIVESAQAMGASPLQIIFKFILPEARSSLILNLTTATISLIGATAMAGAVGAGGIGDLAISYGYQRFDTSVVILTVVVLLILVQIVQMVGERLAKMR, encoded by the coding sequence ATGAGAGAACTGATCGTTCAATGGTTAACTGAGTTGACTGCACCGTTTTGGAAGAGTTCTTTATCCATAGATCAATTCATTACAGCCTTACAAGAAACCTTTCATATGGTGTTCTTTTCAATGTTGTTTGGTTGTATCTGGGGCTTTATTCAAGCGATCATTCTATTGGTGACCCGCCCTGAAGGGATTTTACCGAATAAAGCCATTTACTACGGACTAAACCCGATTGTGAATGCCTTACGTTCACTCCCCTTCATCATTCTCCTTATTGCAGTGATTCCGCTGACTAAAGTCCTTGTCGGTACCTCTATCGGTACTTGGGCTGCAATTGTGCCTTTAACGATTTACGTCGGTCCTTATATCGGTCGCTTGATTGAAACCTCACTGCTTGAAGTCAATGAAGGTATTGTTGAATCTGCGCAAGCCATGGGTGCATCGCCATTACAAATCATTTTCAAGTTTATTTTGCCTGAAGCACGTAGCTCATTGATCTTAAACTTAACTACAGCCACCATCAGTCTGATTGGTGCGACTGCAATGGCAGGTGCTGTAGGTGCAGGCGGGATTGGTGACCTAGCGATTTCTTATGGTTACCAACGCTTTGATACCAGCGTGGTGATTCTTACTGTTGTGGTGCTCTTGATCTTGGTGCAAATCGTACAAATGGTGGGTGAACGTTTAGCGAAAATGCGTTAA
- a CDS encoding methionine ABC transporter ATP-binding protein: protein MIEFKNISKHYQLKGQTLRALDQINLTIPEGSIFGIIGYSGAGKSTLIRLINLLERPNEGQVIMNGTDFTALDARSLRQERANIGMIFQHFNLLQTKTVAANIEMPMKLLGWSKAEREKRLNELLEFIDLKHKKDAFPDELSGGQKQRVGIARALANHPKVLLCDEATSALDPQTTQSVLALLKKINKEQGITIVMVTHEMDVIETVCDYVAVMEQGKVIETGSTLEIFSQPQHSTTKTFIQTVLQQQLPINILKNLENQNHNSIYCLKFLGSSAQETVIQAVIKQFDISLNILFANMTEINGSVIGQMFIQLLGDSAEIAQAVAFLKQQGVEVEQSGVQA from the coding sequence ATGATTGAATTTAAAAATATTTCAAAACACTATCAGCTGAAAGGTCAAACCTTACGTGCTTTGGATCAGATTAATTTAACGATTCCTGAAGGCAGTATCTTTGGCATTATTGGCTATAGTGGTGCAGGTAAAAGTACCCTGATCCGTCTGATTAATTTATTGGAAAGACCCAATGAAGGTCAGGTCATAATGAATGGGACAGATTTTACTGCACTTGATGCACGTTCTCTTCGTCAAGAGCGTGCCAATATTGGCATGATCTTCCAGCACTTCAACCTTTTGCAGACCAAAACTGTCGCTGCAAATATTGAAATGCCGATGAAGCTGCTCGGTTGGAGCAAAGCTGAGCGTGAAAAACGCTTAAATGAGTTGCTTGAATTCATCGACCTCAAGCATAAAAAAGATGCTTTCCCAGATGAACTTTCGGGCGGTCAAAAGCAACGTGTCGGTATTGCCCGTGCATTGGCAAATCATCCTAAGGTTCTGCTCTGCGATGAAGCCACGTCTGCGCTTGACCCTCAAACCACGCAATCTGTGTTGGCTTTATTGAAAAAGATCAATAAAGAGCAAGGCATCACCATTGTCATGGTCACTCATGAAATGGATGTGATTGAAACCGTTTGTGACTATGTTGCGGTGATGGAACAAGGCAAAGTGATTGAAACAGGTTCGACTTTAGAAATTTTCAGTCAACCACAACATTCAACCACCAAGACCTTTATTCAAACGGTTCTGCAACAACAGCTTCCGATCAATATTTTAAAAAATTTGGAAAATCAAAATCACAACAGTATTTATTGTTTAAAATTCTTGGGCAGTTCAGCACAAGAAACAGTGATTCAAGCCGTGATTAAACAATTTGATATTAGTTTAAATATTTTGTTTGCCAATATGACTGAAATCAATGGTAGTGTCATTGGACAAATGTTTATTCAATTGTTAGGCGACTCTGCTGAAATTGCACAAGCAGTTGCATTCTTGAAACAACAAGGTGTTGAAGTTGAACAATCAGGAGTACAAGCATGA
- a CDS encoding MetQ/NlpA family ABC transporter substrate-binding protein, translating to MKKILGLVLGFAIGLTGCSEPNPSTADKAAIKDSTELQTVTMASTGSDAEIWRYIASLPETKQAGIKLDVKNFTDYVSMNSAVANQEIDINAFQSYSYLVAFNESNKAKIAPISTTYLEPMGIYSTKVKKVEDFAEGATIAIPNDAANEARALLLLQSAGVLKLKVDFNPATGTPNDMTENEKNVVIKPIQMATAVRIIDEVDAIVLGNTLALEGGLNVLKDSIFYEPIDQSTRLNVNVLAVAQSRKDDAVLKKVGKLYHSDAVAKYVLEHFGGTKVDVNKPIHYLTDAK from the coding sequence ATGAAAAAAATTCTTGGTCTAGTATTAGGCTTTGCCATAGGACTCACAGGCTGTTCTGAACCCAACCCATCAACTGCTGATAAAGCCGCAATAAAAGATTCAACTGAACTTCAAACCGTGACCATGGCATCAACAGGTTCAGATGCAGAGATCTGGCGCTATATTGCAAGTCTGCCTGAGACCAAGCAAGCAGGCATTAAGCTTGATGTCAAAAACTTCACTGACTATGTGTCTATGAATAGTGCGGTTGCCAATCAAGAAATCGATATCAATGCATTTCAATCCTATTCATACCTTGTAGCATTCAATGAAAGCAACAAAGCCAAAATAGCGCCGATCTCGACCACCTACTTAGAGCCAATGGGGATTTACTCAACGAAAGTTAAAAAAGTAGAAGACTTTGCTGAAGGTGCAACCATTGCCATTCCCAATGATGCGGCCAATGAAGCACGGGCATTGTTACTCTTACAATCTGCAGGTGTGCTGAAACTTAAAGTCGATTTTAATCCTGCCACAGGTACACCCAATGACATGACTGAAAATGAAAAAAATGTGGTGATCAAGCCCATTCAAATGGCAACTGCAGTTCGTATCATCGATGAAGTGGATGCCATCGTCTTAGGTAATACCCTTGCACTTGAAGGGGGGCTAAACGTACTCAAAGATTCTATTTTTTATGAACCGATTGACCAAAGCACACGCTTAAACGTCAATGTGCTTGCGGTTGCTCAATCACGTAAAGACGATGCTGTACTGAAAAAAGTCGGTAAGCTATATCATTCTGACGCTGTCGCAAAATACGTTCTGGAACACTTTGGGGGCACCAAAGTCGACGTGAACAAACCAATTCACTATCTTACTGATGCGAAATAG
- a CDS encoding MetQ/NlpA family ABC transporter substrate-binding protein, protein MKKIFGLILGLTVGITGCSKQEAPTTAETDTKTEAVKTIKVASTGSDTDVWNYIASLPETKQAGIKLEVKNLTDYVVLNTSVASGEMDVNAFQSFNYLAAYNASNPDAQVYPLATTYLEPMGIYTNNIKTVDAFPQGATIAIPNDTANEARALSLLQSAGLIKLKPDFDRAKGTVNDVLENPKALKLKPIQMTTAVRVKNDVDAIVLGNTLALEGGLNVLKDSVFREPIDQTTQLYVNLLGVSKANKDDPTYAKLGELYHLPQVQKFVTEKFAGTKVQVNKPVSEFANLK, encoded by the coding sequence ATGAAGAAAATCTTTGGTTTGATTTTAGGTTTAACAGTCGGGATCACGGGTTGTTCAAAACAAGAAGCACCAACAACTGCTGAAACGGATACAAAAACTGAAGCGGTAAAAACCATTAAGGTTGCTTCAACCGGTTCAGATACCGATGTTTGGAACTACATTGCAAGCTTGCCTGAAACCAAGCAAGCAGGCATTAAGCTTGAAGTTAAAAATTTGACTGACTATGTTGTGTTAAATACTTCTGTGGCAAGTGGTGAAATGGATGTGAATGCATTCCAATCTTTTAACTATCTTGCTGCATACAACGCTTCAAACCCAGATGCACAGGTCTATCCTTTGGCGACCACTTACCTTGAACCAATGGGAATCTATACCAACAACATCAAAACTGTTGATGCATTTCCACAAGGTGCAACCATTGCAATTCCAAATGATACGGCAAATGAAGCACGTGCCCTGTCATTATTACAGTCTGCTGGTCTAATCAAATTAAAACCTGATTTTGACCGTGCCAAAGGCACAGTAAATGATGTGCTTGAAAACCCGAAAGCTTTGAAACTTAAACCGATTCAAATGACCACAGCTGTTCGTGTTAAAAACGATGTCGATGCGATTGTCTTAGGGAATACATTAGCGCTTGAAGGTGGCTTAAACGTACTGAAAGATTCAGTCTTCCGTGAGCCGATTGACCAAACTACGCAGTTATATGTGAATTTATTGGGTGTATCTAAAGCCAATAAAGATGATCCAACCTATGCAAAATTAGGTGAGCTTTATCACTTACCTCAAGTGCAAAAATTTGTGACTGAGAAATTTGCCGGCACTAAAGTTCAAGTGAACAAACCTGTAAGTGAATTTGCCAATTTGAAATAA
- a CDS encoding AraC family transcriptional regulator: MLEPYVDHVPPNQTNSLSDPAIPASYIRIMAQELGLSLKELPQLFQFTGLNIEVLQQEDQRISTQDFLTIFNHALHLNHREDFGLRLGARLKPTTHGSMGFLLHSSPNLMTALEAIQHFLPTRMNFAHVELQKTHEFIHCSIVFNIDLSQEMRRVLLEACMVVFCECAEFMIGQTLNPAKINFNFPEPRYSALYADYFDAEYSFDHKIAGIQIPLQLCDIPNSAANPEIYLIAKQQCEYLLNQIQLPEASFQSKVQRILISNLHHFISEEQVAQSLFVSKRTLARYLEQEGTDFRQIRESVLSQQSLYYLKHTELSIEVIASLLNYYDASNFRRAFKRWFSLTPSQYRTQHSKP, translated from the coding sequence ATGCTTGAGCCTTATGTAGATCATGTCCCTCCAAATCAGACGAATTCCCTGTCTGATCCTGCGATTCCTGCAAGCTATATTAGAATAATGGCACAGGAACTTGGCTTATCTCTCAAAGAGCTTCCTCAACTGTTTCAATTTACCGGCTTGAATATCGAAGTCTTACAACAAGAAGATCAACGAATCTCGACTCAGGACTTTTTAACGATTTTTAATCACGCTTTGCATCTAAATCATCGTGAAGATTTTGGTTTGAGACTGGGTGCACGTTTAAAACCTACGACACATGGATCAATGGGATTCCTACTCCATAGCTCTCCCAACCTCATGACTGCACTCGAAGCGATACAGCACTTCTTACCGACTCGGATGAATTTCGCCCATGTAGAACTACAAAAAACCCATGAATTTATTCACTGCTCCATCGTCTTTAATATCGATTTATCGCAAGAGATGCGTCGCGTACTGCTTGAGGCATGTATGGTGGTATTCTGCGAATGTGCAGAATTTATGATTGGTCAGACATTAAACCCAGCCAAAATCAATTTTAATTTTCCTGAACCACGCTATTCCGCGTTATATGCAGATTACTTTGATGCTGAATATTCATTCGACCATAAGATTGCAGGTATTCAGATCCCACTGCAACTGTGTGACATCCCCAATAGTGCGGCCAATCCTGAAATTTACCTGATTGCCAAACAGCAGTGCGAATATTTGTTAAACCAAATACAGCTTCCTGAAGCCAGCTTCCAATCTAAGGTACAAAGAATTCTGATTTCTAATCTGCACCATTTCATCAGTGAAGAACAAGTTGCACAGTCATTATTTGTTAGTAAAAGAACGCTAGCACGTTATCTTGAGCAAGAAGGCACAGATTTTAGACAGATCAGGGAGTCGGTGTTAAGTCAACAAAGCCTCTATTACTTAAAGCACACTGAACTTTCGATTGAAGTTATTGCGAGCTTACTCAATTATTATGATGCTTCCAATTTCCGCCGTGCTTTTAAACGATGGTTTAGCCTTACACCGAGTCAATATCGAACACAGCACTCAAAACCTTAG
- a CDS encoding cytochrome P450, whose protein sequence is MYRAKDVINEKNNSPENNTHKQGINKMNSVVKKIKTARVNLVNFTTRYIPLENHITVAHVYHSLKDRYFESRDFKAFIDEQLPDPKHCDLQQIDLSNPFLYRNGLWKDVFQRLRKEAPVHYQPNSPFGAFWSVTRYEDVMFVDKHHQLFSSEPVILLGEPPQGLELEMFIAMDPPKHDVQRKAVQGVFVPKNLQEMESLIRTRTIDVLDHLPVNQAFDFVDRVSIELTSRMLATLLDFPYEQRRKLVYWSDLASSTPGTTGGAMTLQETFTGLKEMVKAMSALWHDKAAKIKAGETPTFDLMSMLIRSEATQDLIHRPLEFIGNLALLMVAGNDTTRNSMSGGVYAMHLYPQQFEKLKQDQLLLPNAISEIIRWQTPLAYMRRVATQDVMLNGQYIRKGDKVVMWYASANRDESVFERADDFIIDRDNVKKHLSFGFGIHRCMGSRLAEMQLTILWEELLKRFDRIEVLEPPELVQSNFVRGYSKMMVKLHPHVQPS, encoded by the coding sequence GTGTACAGAGCAAAGGATGTGATCAATGAAAAGAACAACTCACCTGAAAACAATACGCATAAGCAAGGAATCAATAAAATGAACAGTGTGGTTAAAAAAATAAAAACTGCCCGTGTAAATCTGGTCAATTTTACGACCCGTTATATTCCTTTGGAAAATCACATTACAGTGGCGCATGTTTATCATAGTCTTAAAGACCGATATTTTGAGAGCCGTGATTTTAAAGCCTTTATAGATGAACAGCTTCCAGATCCTAAACATTGTGATTTACAGCAGATTGATTTAAGCAATCCGTTTTTGTATCGAAATGGATTGTGGAAAGATGTATTTCAACGACTTCGGAAAGAAGCGCCTGTGCATTATCAGCCTAACAGTCCTTTTGGTGCATTTTGGTCAGTGACGCGTTATGAGGATGTGATGTTTGTCGATAAGCATCATCAGTTGTTTTCTTCAGAGCCAGTCATTTTATTAGGTGAGCCGCCGCAAGGTTTAGAACTCGAAATGTTTATCGCGATGGATCCGCCTAAACATGATGTTCAACGTAAGGCGGTACAAGGTGTTTTTGTCCCTAAAAACCTGCAAGAAATGGAAAGTCTGATTCGAACCCGAACCATAGATGTCTTAGATCATTTACCTGTGAATCAAGCTTTTGATTTTGTTGATCGGGTGTCGATTGAACTGACTTCGAGAATGCTTGCAACTTTACTGGATTTTCCTTATGAACAGCGCAGAAAATTGGTGTATTGGTCGGATCTTGCATCTTCGACTCCAGGAACTACAGGAGGAGCAATGACCCTACAAGAAACCTTTACTGGGCTGAAAGAGATGGTTAAGGCAATGTCGGCACTTTGGCATGATAAAGCAGCTAAAATTAAAGCAGGGGAAACCCCGACCTTTGATTTGATGAGTATGTTGATTCGAAGTGAAGCGACCCAAGATTTAATTCATCGTCCATTAGAGTTTATTGGAAACTTAGCACTGCTGATGGTTGCGGGAAATGATACGACGCGTAACTCGATGAGTGGAGGCGTATACGCCATGCACCTTTATCCTCAACAGTTTGAAAAATTGAAGCAAGATCAGCTATTGTTGCCTAACGCGATCAGTGAGATCATTCGTTGGCAAACACCTTTAGCCTATATGCGCCGTGTGGCAACGCAAGATGTGATGCTAAATGGTCAATATATTCGTAAGGGCGATAAAGTGGTGATGTGGTATGCCTCTGCAAACCGAGATGAATCCGTTTTTGAGCGTGCGGATGACTTTATCATTGACCGTGATAATGTGAAAAAGCATCTGTCTTTTGGTTTTGGGATTCATCGTTGTATGGGCAGTCGCTTGGCCGAAATGCAACTGACCATTTTATGGGAAGAGTTGTTGAAGCGTTTTGATCGTATTGAAGTATTAGAACCGCCTGAGTTGGTACAATCTAATTTTGTACGGGGTTACTCAAAAATGATGGTCAAGCTCCATCCGCATGTACAACCCTCATAA
- a CDS encoding GNAT family N-acetyltransferase, with protein sequence MTTYIQTPRLILRQWQDSDTAPFIQMCADDDVMRYFYKKLNTEEAIAFMNRLRDAIETRGWGLFAVELKATGEFIGFIGLHVHPPEFDMADAPEIGWRLLPQYWHQGYATEGAKAVLKYAFRTLRLEKVISFTATANLPSQRVMQQIDLEKVRAFDHPLIPKEHELCPHVLYEKFRSDYLSIPFC encoded by the coding sequence ATGACTACCTATATCCAAACCCCTCGCCTAATCCTCCGCCAATGGCAAGACTCCGACACTGCCCCATTTATCCAAATGTGTGCAGATGATGACGTGATGCGTTACTTCTATAAAAAACTGAATACTGAGGAAGCCATAGCATTTATGAATCGCCTACGTGATGCCATTGAAACACGTGGCTGGGGATTATTTGCGGTTGAGCTCAAAGCTACAGGTGAATTTATAGGATTTATCGGTCTACATGTGCATCCGCCTGAATTCGATATGGCAGATGCACCTGAAATCGGTTGGCGCTTACTGCCACAGTACTGGCATCAAGGCTATGCCACCGAGGGTGCTAAAGCTGTTTTAAAATATGCGTTTAGAACTCTACGCTTAGAAAAAGTGATTTCATTTACTGCTACAGCCAACCTTCCCTCACAAAGGGTCATGCAACAAATTGACTTAGAAAAAGTCAGAGCGTTCGATCACCCTTTGATTCCAAAAGAGCATGAACTCTGTCCACATGTATTGTATGAAAAGTTTAGATCAGATTATCTCTCAATTCCTTTCTGTTAA